The following are from one region of the bacterium genome:
- a CDS encoding nuclear transport factor 2 family protein: protein MGVAENKKVLVDLLAAIEGGDREAIEGIFLPDGRWVIPKGAPEAVAGMHRGGALIADMMVGAIDRSFVAESVDWRPGLIVGEADVVMLEANLRATRQDGEVYDNCYVFVAEFDSESGRIAELREHVDTRYAARFFEG from the coding sequence GTGGGTGTAGCGGAGAACAAGAAGGTCCTCGTCGATCTGCTCGCGGCGATCGAGGGGGGCGACCGGGAAGCGATCGAGGGGATCTTCCTTCCGGACGGTCGTTGGGTGATTCCGAAGGGCGCGCCCGAAGCGGTCGCGGGGATGCATCGCGGCGGCGCCCTCATCGCCGACATGATGGTCGGGGCGATCGACCGGAGCTTCGTGGCCGAGAGCGTCGACTGGCGGCCGGGATTGATCGTGGGAGAAGCGGACGTCGTGATGCTCGAGGCCAATCTGCGGGCCACGCGCCAGGATGGTGAGGTCTACGACAATTGCTACGTCTTCGTCGCTGAGTTCGATTCGGAGAGTGGCCGGATCGCCGAGCTACGGGAGCATGTGGATACGAGGTACGCCGCGCGCTTCTTCGAGGGCTGA